A stretch of DNA from Paenibacillus sp. FSL W8-0186:
GCAAATTGGATGATGAGAAAGTAACCGCCTTGATCGAGGTGCAAATTACCCCGGAGCGCGGGCGAGGGTTCGAGGCCATTGCCGAGCGGGTTTATTTGTTCCCTCAGGTCAAATCGGTCTATCTCATGTCAGGAGCCTACGACTTGCTAGTAGAAGTCGAAGGGCGCACGCTCAAAGAGGTAGCCAGCTTCGTCTCCGACAAGCTGTCGACACTGGAGTCGGTGCTCTCGACAAAGACCCATTTCATACTTAAGAAATACAAACAGGACGGCATTATCTTTGAAGATCCCGAAGAAGACCGCCGTCTCATGATTTCTCCGTAAAGGAAGTAATATTATGACAGTAGAATCGCAACAATATTCGGACAAATCGATGTTATCTTATTTGGCCCCCCGGGTAAGAGAGATTCAGCCTTCCGGGATCCGGAAGTTCTTCGATCTTGCCAGCGGCAATAAAGATATCATCACTCTCGGCGTGGGCGAGCCTGACTTTATTACGCCATGGCATGTCCGGGAAGCCTGTGTCTATTCTTTGGAGAGGGGTTACACGAGCTATACCTCCAACGCCGGTACGCCCGAGCTGCGCGAGGCCATTGCGGAGTATTTGCACAATGGGTTCGGCCTGAACTATGATCCCAAGGATGAAATTCTGGTTACAGTAGGCGGGAGTGAAGCGATTGATTTGGCGCTCCGGGCGCTGATTGAGCCAGGGGATGAAATACTTGTTCCAGCTCCTTGCTACATCTCCTATTCCCCGATATCTTTTATCGGCGGAGGAGTCCCCGTGGAGATCGAAACTTACGCGAAGGATAACTTCAAACTAAAGGCGGAGCATCTAGAAGCGAAAATATCGCCGAAGTCCAAGGTGCTGATTTTGAACTATCCCAGCAATCCAACGGGCGGAATCATGACTTACGAAGACTGGCTTCCGATTGCCAAATTGGTGGAGAAGCATGATTTGATTGTCATTTCCGACGAGATTTATGCCGAGCTCACTTACGGCAGCAAGCATGTCAGCTTTGCCTCCCTTCCGGGAATGAAGGATCGCACGATTCTTGTCAACGGCTTCTCGAAAGCCTTTGCCATGACGGGCTGGAGAATGGGTTATGCCTGCGGCCATCCGGAACTGATTTATGCGATGTTAAAGATCCATCAGTATACGGTGATGTGTGCGCCCGTGATGGGACAGGTCGCTGCTTTAGAAGCGCTCAAGAATGGCTTGGAGGAGAAGGATCAGATGGTCGAATCCTATAATCAGCGAAGAAGGCTGATTGTCCAGGGACTTCGGGACATCGGATTATCCTGCCACGAGCCGCAAGGCGCGTTTTACGCTTTTCCCGGTATAGAAACTACCGGCCTTAGCTCAGATGAATTTGCCCAGCGACTGCTGCTCGAAGCTAAAGTGGCAGCTGTGCCCGGCACTGCTTTTGGGGCTGGCGGCGAAGGGTACCTGCGCTGCTCCTATGCGACTTCGGTCAATCAAATTAATGAAGCGCTGGACCGGATGGGGAAATTCGTTCATAAGCTGAAGCAGGGCTAGCTTCCGGTGATTTTTAGTAAATGGGGGTTATTAACAAATTTCTCATTTATTATTTGATCATTGTCCAATAATCATGTTATAATTTGGTTTTGGTAGAGCTTGAGTTTCGCAGGGAGGGATAACTTTTGTTTTGTGGTGAATACAACATGCCGTACGAGAAGATGGGCGGTCATATTGCTGAAGGCGATGCAACGAATCAATGGATGGGCGAAGAAGGCCGGACGATATCACCACAAGCATTGACATTGGAAGATGAAATTCAACTGCTCCGTACTAGAATGGAAGAAATATTTTTAGAGGAGAAGTCTTTTACATCAGACATTGTCATCGAGATCAGCAGCCTGCTTGATTTAAAAATCAATGAATTTATGAAGAGTCAGAAAGCAAAATAATCCAGGCTCGTATCTATAGCATCCTGCGCAAAGAGGTGATCCGGAAGACGGATCGCCTCTTTTATGTCCGGCGACGCTGCAACGGTCCACGCTGAGAAGGGGACGATGGAGTAAACGAGGGCAGGAATATGTTATATTGGACATATATAATTTTTGCTTGAATGGGGGATTAAAGTGAATTTGTACACAAGAACCGGGGATGCGGGACAGACCTCCATCATCGGCGGCAGAGTGGATAAAGACGATGCCCGAATCGAGGCTTACGGAACGATTGATGAGCTGAACAGCTTTGTCGGTCAGGCAGTGAGCTTGATGGATACCAACTCCGGAATATTCGCGGACATGAAGGAAGAACTGCTGCAAATCCAGCATGAGCTGTTCGATTGCGGCTCCGATCTGGCTTATGCCCGATTGAACGAGGACCGCTACAAGGTCGGAGCCGAGCTGGCTGAACGGCTGGAAACATGGATAGATCGCCTGGAACAGAATAACCCGCCGCTGGAAAAGTTCATTTTGCCCGGAGGGACTTCCCTGGCAGCTATACTGCATGTATGCCGGACGGTATGCCGCCGCGCCGAGCGCCGGGCCGTTACCTTGCGCCATCAGCATGAGGTCAATCCGGAGGTGCTGACGTATTTGAACCGTCTGTCGGATTACTTCTTTGCCGCGGCCCGGACGGCGAATGCCCGAATGCACGTACAGGATATAGAATATGTGCGCAGCGCAAAGGTGTTCGGTCGGAAATCATGACGCAATACTACGACCCTATTGTATACGTAGTAACGGAGGAAGAGGACGGCTGGCAGCTTAAGAAGCTCCTACAGCGCCGGCTGGGCGTATCCAGAAAGCTGATGTCCAGACTGAAGCTGACCGAGAAGGGGATTACACTGAACGGGGAAAGGGTGTATATCAGCGTTCCCGTAAAGAGCGGGGATATCGCTGCCATTTCTCTGGAGAAGGAGACATCCGAGGACATTTTGCCGCAGCCGATTCCTTTCGACTGCATTTATGAGGACGACGCACTGTTAATCGTCAATAAGTCGCCAGGAATGATCGTCCACCCAACCCACGGGCATTATACGGAGACTTTGGCGAATGGAGTGGTGCATTATTGGCGAGAGAAAGGCGAAATGTTCCGGTTCAGGCCCGTGCACCGTTTGGACCAAGAGACGAGCGGCGTGCTGGCCATCGCCAAAAATGCTTACGTACATCAGCATATTTCCGAACAGATGATCGCAGGACAGGTGGATAAAAAATATGTGGCGTTCGTGCATGGGACGCCAGATCCGGCAGAAGGAACAATTGACGGGCCGATTGACCGCGATCCCGAGCAGCCGCATCGCCGGATCGTCATTTCGTCCGGTTATCCGGCGCTGACCTATTATTCAACGGCACAGATGATGGGGCCGGCATCCAAGGTTGAGCTGCGGCTGGGCACGGGCCGGACGCATCAGATTCGAGTGCATATGACTTCGATTGGGCATCCGCTTATCGGAGATAAGATGTATCAAAGGCCGGGCAGTCCAGGTTCGCCGCATCAGGCCGATTCGGATGAGGCTAATTCCGGCATGCTGGATGGCCTTATCCAGCGTCAGGCTCTGCATGCCTCCGAGTTGGCCTTCCGTCATCCGCTGACCGGAGAATTTATGAGCTTTCATGCTCCGTTTCCTCCGGATATGGCAAGTCTGGAGCAGGCATTGATAGCTATGATTTAATCATAGAGATGATAATATTATGTATTGGATCAGGAGGTTGTGCAGCAATGAGTAAGCTGATTGTGTATCAATACCCGAAATGCAGCACCTGCCGCAGTGCGGTGAAGTGGCTGGAGGCGCAAGGCCATGAGCTGGAGCTTCGCGACATTAAGGAATCTCCGCCGGACGCGAAGGAATTGTCCGCTTGGATTGACCGAAGCGGTTTTGAACTGAAGAAATTCGTTAATACGTCTGGAGAGATATATAGACAGGAAGGATTGAAGGACAAGCTGCCAGGCATGTCCCGCGAGGAGCAGATCGCGCTGCTCTCATCCAGGGGAATGCTGATCAAACGTCCATTGGTCAGTGACGGCAAACAGGTCACGGTTGGCTTCAAGCCTGAAGAATATGAACGGGTCTGGGGCAAATAGCGCCAGGCCGCTATAGGGAGAGAGTAATTTGACGGTTATACCTAACAGTAAAGACAGCATGCTGCTGGTGGACGGGATGGCGCTTATGTTTCGCGCTTATTACGCCTCGGCAGCCACGGGCTATATACGCAGAACGAAAGCCGGACTGCCGACAAATGCGGTATACGGCTTCATGAGATATTTTTGGGACGCGGTGCAGAAATTCAACCCGACCCATATCGCCTGCTGCTGGGATTTAGGCAGTAAGACGTTCCGGACGGAGCAATTCGCCGCCTATAAAGGCAATCGCTCCGAGGCGCCTGACGAGCTGATCCCGCAATTTGCGGTGATTCAGGAAGTGATGGACAGTTTGGGAATACCTAATATTAGCGCTCCCGGATTTGAGGCGGATGACTGCATCGGAACACTAGCCGCCCGTTTTTGCGAGCAGATGGACGTCTATATCTTGACGGGCGATCATGATATGCTCCAATTGGTCAATGAGACGACAAGCGTAATCATTATGAAAAAGGGTCATGGCAATTATAGTGTATATACCCCGCAAAGCTTAATGGAGGAGAAGCAACTGGCTCCCGCCCAAATCGTCGATCTTAAAGGATTGATGGGGGATACGAGCGACAATTATCCGGGGGTTCGCGGCATTGGCGAGAAAACCGCGCTCAAGCTGGTGCTGGAATTCGGTTCGGTGGACGGCATCCTTAGCAATTTGGATAAGCTCTCCAAGTCGATTCGCACCAAGATCGAGGCTGACCTCGATATGCTGCATTTGTCCAGGCAGCTTGCGGAGATCCGCTGCGACGTTGAGCTTGTATGCGATCAGGAGGCTTGCCGCCTTGAGCTGAACCATGCTCAAGTTGCCGCTAAATTCGAAGAATTGGAAATGGCAAGCATCATCAATTGGATGGGAGTGGCCGCGACTAATGAATAAGCGTAACTGGCAAAGATGGACCGCAGCCTGCCTTGCCGCTTTCCTGCTTGCAGGCTTAATCACAGCTAGCGGGGGGAGCGCAGCAGCGGCTCCGTCTCCAGGCATCAAGCAAGAAACGAAGAAAGTGAAGGTCGGCAACAAGAGCTTCACCGTACAAACCGTACGTATTCCAAAGGGCACGCCGGTCACGGTAGGGTTAGCCAAGAGGCAGGTGGGCAGCACGGAGGAATTTGCATCGATCGTCAAAACCTACAAGGCGGAAGCTGCGATTAACGGAGCTTTCTTTGAAGCTTACGGCGGGCCGCCAGATCCTTACGGTACACTGATCGCGGACGGTGAAGTGATGCACAAGGGCGGAAACGGCACGACGATCGGCTTTAAGAAGGACGGCACGGCAATCATGGACGAGCTGCGCATTTCCATTACCGGCACGGTCGTCTCTCCGGAAGGCAAGTCAAAGGGCTGGTATGCCACCTTCATGAACCGGGTGCCGCTTGCAGGAAGCAACGTCAGCATTATGTTTACGCCGGCCCGAGGCGGCAAGGTCGGATTCTCCGGCGGTCTAGCCGTTACGGTAGTCGAGGGCAAGGTCGCAAAAAATGAAGTCAATGCCAATGCCGACATTCCGAAGAACGGGTATGTGCTTGTCTTTACGGGAACAGAGAAGAACATGGCGGAGCGGTTTGTAATCGGAAGCGAGGTAGAACTGAGCCTCAGCTACAAAAACCCGCAAGGCGATCCGCTGCCCGCTTGGGAGGACGTCGTTACCGCTGTCGGTGCAGGGCCTCGCCTGGTGAAGGACAGCAAGGTTGCTTTGAATGCGGCTGCTGAGGGGTTCAACGATGCGAAAATATTGACCAGCTCGGCAGCCCGCAGCGGAATCGCCATCATGCCGGATGGTTCCATTATGCTGGCGACCGTCCCTGCAGCCACGATGAAGCAATGGGCGGATATTATGAAGACGCTTGGAGCGAAGCAAGCGATGAATTTGGATGGCGGAGCATCCTCCGCGCTTTATGGCGGGGGCAAGATGCTCACCACGGCCGGGCGGCATCTTAGCAATACCCTAGTCTTTAATTCAAAGGGTTTTAATCCGTAAAATAAGGATCACCCACAACCTGATACAGGAAGGATTTCAGCTCATCGGCTTTTTCCTCTTCCAGGTTGTAGACATGCTCCAGATAGCCTTCCTCTTCCAGGTCATCCGTGCCTAGAATCGCTGTTTTGCCATTTTGCAAATCAGTAACGAGCTTCTTGCCGTAGAAGCGGTTGGTCGTAGTTATCGCCAGATCGAAGCGCTTTAGGGATGCTCCAATGAAGGTCACGAACCGGGTGGAGGTGCTTTCCGTGCTGTCGGACAGGAAGTCCAGCTCTTTGTGCGGGTTAGTCATTGATATTGCCTCCTTGAACAAATAGTGCGCATATCGCGTTTTGCATATTTTAGAATTAAGCTGTTGCTCCTAGATATTATAGCGGATAAATGCAGCTAATGGGAAAAAACATGCCAGGCATTGACACACATCCTTAAAATGGTATCATTGGGTATAACAGTATATGAATGGAGGAAGCACCTCTTCTGTAACTTTGCAGAAGGGGTGCTTTTTTTGCGTGCAAAAGAAATGCTCCAGCCGGATGTCCGTTCAGGTACTGAATTTTAAGGGAGGGGAACGATCGTGAGAATTATATTTTTGAACAGTCTGGAGAAGCGGGAGGCCGGCGCCGTGGTCGGAAGCGCGCAGGTTTGGATGGGGGAGGAGGAGAGCATGTGGCGCATGGGCTGGAATGAAATTACGGCCGACGGCGAGCAGGAATACATCTGGTACGAAGGCTCGTCCTGGTCGGAGATGCTCCATGTCTACCGTCATCGCCTGGTTATCAAGCTGGGGGAAGGGTTCCAGCCGACGGTCGAAGGCGTTTGGGAGGATAAGGATCAGCTTCGCGGCAAGGCGATGACCGCCCAGAAGCTAATCTGTTACAGCGAAGGGCATCCGAATGAACCGGTCTATACCGAGCTGTGCAATTGGAGAAGGAAAAAAGCCTCCACAGAGCGCAAGGCGCCTTATTTGATCGCTAGCAATCGCCTGCTTAGGCTGATTAGCGTATTTCTTCCTCATACACTAGAGGAATTGCTGCAGCTGCCGGGGGTAGGCCAGAATAAAGCGGGGGAGTTTGGTGACGAGCTGCTGGAGATGACCCGGAGACACCCGCAGCCGAGTCCTTTCCCGCTGGATTGGGTTGAGGAAGAGGTTAATCAGGAAACGCTCCGCTCCTGGCTATATAAACAGAAAGAAGCGAAATTCCGGGTAGAAATGGAAAAATACGGCGTGCGCCGGAAGCTGCTTGAAGGCATTGCCGAGGGGTTGAGCGTGGAGCAGATTCGCGAGCGCGTGGCCATGGGCCGCCGGGAGGTGATTGAATTACTTGAGGAACTTGAGAAGGACGGATATAGTACTGAGCCGCTGGTGAACAAAGAATTGCAAGAAATGCCCGATGTGGAGCAGACGGCGGTCATGGAGGCTTATGAAGAGCTCGGAGACGCCTTCCTAAAGCCGGTGCTTCAGCGGGTCTATGGCCAGGAGGCAGCGGAGGCTGAGGATCGGGAAATGCTGTATGAACGCTTGCGCCTGATCCGGATTCGCTTCCGGAGGGACAGAAGCACCGTGCGGGATGCGGGCTAGCAGGGGAGCGAATATACAGTCAGATGCAACCAAAAAGGACGAAAGCTGTCTCCGGGGAATACGGAGGCCTTCGTCCTTTCCTGTTTCAAATCCAGTCCCGCTTGCGGAACAAATAGTACATTCCTGCGCCGAGAACAATCATGATCCCGATCACTACGTAATAAGAATATTTCCAGTGCAGTTCCGGCATGTTATCGAAGTTCATCCCGTAAATACCTGTAATCAACGTCAGCGGAATGAAAATCGTTGTAATTGCGGTAAAGACGCGCATAATCTCGTTCGCCCTGTTGGCGATCGAAGACTGGTAGGCTTCTCGCAAGTTGCCCATCAGCTCCCGGAACGTCTCAAAGTTCTCGGAGATTTTTACAGCGTTCTCGTATATATCTCTGAAATATTTCTGGAGCTGATCGTCGATCAGACGCAAATCCTTTTTGTTTAAAATATTGATAACTTCCTTCTGCGGCCCAAGCATCTTCTTCAGCCACAAAATTTCGCTTCGCAGGCCGATAATCTCGCTTAGATGAGATCGCTTCGTATGCATGAGGATATCTTCTTCAAGCTTCTCGATCTTGACTTCGATCCGGTCGCTGACCGTGAAATAGTTGTCCACGACAAGGTCAATGAGCAGATACAGGAACCGGTCAGGCTCGCTGACCTCCTGCTCCCAAAGTATCGGCTTGACCGCGCGGAGCTCGTTGATTTTTTGGTTGGTTACCGTAATGATATAATGCCGGCCCAGGAAAATATTCAGAGCCCGCAGGAAGATCTCTTCATCGTCAAAGCGGATGCTGTTCACGACAATGAAATAGTGATTGTCATACGTTTCGATTTTCGGACGCTGTTCCTCTTCCGTTAAACAGTCTTCTACGGCCAGGTCATGCAAGGAGAACAGCGGCTGCAATATTTGCAGATCCTCACCGTCCGCATCAATCCAGTAAAAGCCTTCCTCCGGTGCCGTGGTCGTTAGTTCCACATCATCAACCGTTGTAAATACGCCGTCTTTGACATGACGAATTTTCAAGGGTATCACTCTCCTTTTCCC
This window harbors:
- a CDS encoding aspartyl-phosphate phosphatase Spo0E family protein: MGEEGRTISPQALTLEDEIQLLRTRMEEIFLEEKSFTSDIVIEISSLLDLKINEFMKSQKAK
- the corA gene encoding magnesium/cobalt transporter CorA, whose protein sequence is MKIRHVKDGVFTTVDDVELTTTAPEEGFYWIDADGEDLQILQPLFSLHDLAVEDCLTEEEQRPKIETYDNHYFIVVNSIRFDDEEIFLRALNIFLGRHYIITVTNQKINELRAVKPILWEQEVSEPDRFLYLLIDLVVDNYFTVSDRIEVKIEKLEEDILMHTKRSHLSEIIGLRSEILWLKKMLGPQKEVINILNKKDLRLIDDQLQKYFRDIYENAVKISENFETFRELMGNLREAYQSSIANRANEIMRVFTAITTIFIPLTLITGIYGMNFDNMPELHWKYSYYVVIGIMIVLGAGMYYLFRKRDWI
- a CDS encoding Lrp/AsnC family transcriptional regulator — encoded protein: MKPLSELKLKVLDLLKEDARRSPALLATLLGVTEDEVSVAIAELEEDNVIVKYATVVNSGKLDDEKVTALIEVQITPERGRGFEAIAERVYLFPQVKSVYLMSGAYDLLVEVEGRTLKEVASFVSDKLSTLESVLSTKTHFILKKYKQDGIIFEDPEEDRRLMISP
- a CDS encoding RluA family pseudouridine synthase, coding for MTQYYDPIVYVVTEEEDGWQLKKLLQRRLGVSRKLMSRLKLTEKGITLNGERVYISVPVKSGDIAAISLEKETSEDILPQPIPFDCIYEDDALLIVNKSPGMIVHPTHGHYTETLANGVVHYWREKGEMFRFRPVHRLDQETSGVLAIAKNAYVHQHISEQMIAGQVDKKYVAFVHGTPDPAEGTIDGPIDRDPEQPHRRIVISSGYPALTYYSTAQMMGPASKVELRLGTGRTHQIRVHMTSIGHPLIGDKMYQRPGSPGSPHQADSDEANSGMLDGLIQRQALHASELAFRHPLTGEFMSFHAPFPPDMASLEQALIAMI
- a CDS encoding DUF3055 domain-containing protein, which translates into the protein MTNPHKELDFLSDSTESTSTRFVTFIGASLKRFDLAITTTNRFYGKKLVTDLQNGKTAILGTDDLEEEGYLEHVYNLEEEKADELKSFLYQVVGDPYFTD
- a CDS encoding HRDC domain-containing protein, which produces MRIIFLNSLEKREAGAVVGSAQVWMGEEESMWRMGWNEITADGEQEYIWYEGSSWSEMLHVYRHRLVIKLGEGFQPTVEGVWEDKDQLRGKAMTAQKLICYSEGHPNEPVYTELCNWRRKKASTERKAPYLIASNRLLRLISVFLPHTLEELLQLPGVGQNKAGEFGDELLEMTRRHPQPSPFPLDWVEEEVNQETLRSWLYKQKEAKFRVEMEKYGVRRKLLEGIAEGLSVEQIRERVAMGRREVIELLEELEKDGYSTEPLVNKELQEMPDVEQTAVMEAYEELGDAFLKPVLQRVYGQEAAEAEDREMLYERLRLIRIRFRRDRSTVRDAG
- a CDS encoding cob(I)yrinic acid a,c-diamide adenosyltransferase, whose translation is MNLYTRTGDAGQTSIIGGRVDKDDARIEAYGTIDELNSFVGQAVSLMDTNSGIFADMKEELLQIQHELFDCGSDLAYARLNEDRYKVGAELAERLETWIDRLEQNNPPLEKFILPGGTSLAAILHVCRTVCRRAERRAVTLRHQHEVNPEVLTYLNRLSDYFFAAARTANARMHVQDIEYVRSAKVFGRKS
- a CDS encoding aminotransferase class I/II-fold pyridoxal phosphate-dependent enzyme, giving the protein MTVESQQYSDKSMLSYLAPRVREIQPSGIRKFFDLASGNKDIITLGVGEPDFITPWHVREACVYSLERGYTSYTSNAGTPELREAIAEYLHNGFGLNYDPKDEILVTVGGSEAIDLALRALIEPGDEILVPAPCYISYSPISFIGGGVPVEIETYAKDNFKLKAEHLEAKISPKSKVLILNYPSNPTGGIMTYEDWLPIAKLVEKHDLIVISDEIYAELTYGSKHVSFASLPGMKDRTILVNGFSKAFAMTGWRMGYACGHPELIYAMLKIHQYTVMCAPVMGQVAALEALKNGLEEKDQMVESYNQRRRLIVQGLRDIGLSCHEPQGAFYAFPGIETTGLSSDEFAQRLLLEAKVAAVPGTAFGAGGEGYLRCSYATSVNQINEALDRMGKFVHKLKQG
- a CDS encoding 5'-3' exonuclease H3TH domain-containing protein — encoded protein: MLLVDGMALMFRAYYASAATGYIRRTKAGLPTNAVYGFMRYFWDAVQKFNPTHIACCWDLGSKTFRTEQFAAYKGNRSEAPDELIPQFAVIQEVMDSLGIPNISAPGFEADDCIGTLAARFCEQMDVYILTGDHDMLQLVNETTSVIIMKKGHGNYSVYTPQSLMEEKQLAPAQIVDLKGLMGDTSDNYPGVRGIGEKTALKLVLEFGSVDGILSNLDKLSKSIRTKIEADLDMLHLSRQLAEIRCDVELVCDQEACRLELNHAQVAAKFEELEMASIINWMGVAATNE
- a CDS encoding phosphodiester glycosidase family protein is translated as MNKRNWQRWTAACLAAFLLAGLITASGGSAAAAPSPGIKQETKKVKVGNKSFTVQTVRIPKGTPVTVGLAKRQVGSTEEFASIVKTYKAEAAINGAFFEAYGGPPDPYGTLIADGEVMHKGGNGTTIGFKKDGTAIMDELRISITGTVVSPEGKSKGWYATFMNRVPLAGSNVSIMFTPARGGKVGFSGGLAVTVVEGKVAKNEVNANADIPKNGYVLVFTGTEKNMAERFVIGSEVELSLSYKNPQGDPLPAWEDVVTAVGAGPRLVKDSKVALNAAAEGFNDAKILTSSAARSGIAIMPDGSIMLATVPAATMKQWADIMKTLGAKQAMNLDGGASSALYGGGKMLTTAGRHLSNTLVFNSKGFNP
- a CDS encoding arsenate reductase family protein; the protein is MSKLIVYQYPKCSTCRSAVKWLEAQGHELELRDIKESPPDAKELSAWIDRSGFELKKFVNTSGEIYRQEGLKDKLPGMSREEQIALLSSRGMLIKRPLVSDGKQVTVGFKPEEYERVWGK